A genomic region of Dickeya solani IPO 2222 contains the following coding sequences:
- a CDS encoding diguanylate cyclase, with protein sequence MCSALVATPADIDRRRSGLAFARRVYVPRMIGLGLGFFYVTAVLYNLTQPAWVWGILFFNGFLWPHLALLLARRAGDPMRFEYGNLRFDACMGGVWIGMMGLNSLPSVLIMSMMGMNNIAAGGLRLFVQGLAIQLTGALGVIWLAHRPIAFATTPEQIYFCLPMLFIYPISVGWVTYRTAIKLAEHKRQLREISIHDGMTRLYNRHHWEQLLKNEFEQCVSRQQVATLALLDIDHFKRINDSFGHHVGDDVILLLSGGIKSTLRQSDITGRFGGDEFGMVLPRTPTAEAERIVQRLREYLASIQLHQAPALRVGISVGLVQFHPGMADYQVWLKAADTALYRAKDNGRGCTVCA encoded by the coding sequence ATGTGTTCAGCACTTGTCGCTACACCGGCTGACATTGATCGTCGTCGCTCAGGATTGGCATTTGCCAGACGTGTCTATGTCCCTCGCATGATTGGTCTGGGGCTGGGTTTTTTTTATGTCACCGCCGTGCTGTATAACCTGACACAACCCGCGTGGGTGTGGGGGATATTGTTTTTCAACGGTTTTCTCTGGCCGCATCTGGCGCTATTGCTGGCGCGCCGCGCTGGCGATCCGATGCGGTTCGAGTATGGCAACCTGCGGTTTGATGCCTGTATGGGCGGCGTCTGGATTGGCATGATGGGGCTGAATTCTCTGCCGTCGGTGTTGATCATGTCGATGATGGGCATGAACAATATCGCCGCCGGCGGTCTGCGGCTGTTTGTGCAAGGGCTGGCTATTCAACTGACCGGCGCGTTGGGTGTTATCTGGCTGGCTCACCGGCCGATTGCGTTTGCCACTACGCCCGAGCAGATCTATTTCTGTCTGCCGATGCTGTTTATCTATCCCATATCGGTGGGGTGGGTTACCTATCGCACCGCGATCAAGCTGGCGGAGCATAAGCGTCAGCTACGGGAAATCAGCATCCATGACGGTATGACCCGGCTGTATAACCGGCATCATTGGGAGCAGTTGCTGAAAAATGAGTTTGAGCAGTGTGTGAGTCGCCAGCAAGTGGCGACGCTGGCGTTGCTGGATATCGATCATTTCAAGCGCATCAACGACAGCTTCGGGCATCACGTGGGGGATGATGTGATTCTGCTGCTGAGCGGCGGCATCAAATCGACATTGCGACAGTCCGACATCACGGGCCGTTTTGGCGGCGACGAATTCGGCATGGTGTTGCCGCGGACGCCGACCGCTGAAGCAGAACGTATCGTCCAGCGGTTACGCGAGTATCTGGCAAGCATACAACTGCATCAGGCGCCGGCGCTGCGGGTGGGTATCAGCGTCGGGCTGGTGCAGTTTCATCCCGGCATGGCGGATTACCAGGTCTGGCTGAAAGCCGCGGACACCGCGCTGTATCGGGCCAAGGATAATGGCCGCGGCTGCACGGTCTGCGCCTGA
- a CDS encoding GntR family transcriptional regulator — MATLTPLQARIVRDVISYVRREQLAVGHHLVESSLAQALNTSRTPVKQAMQYLMDKGMVTYDRNRGFFLTQHASQLGNLVAEVLEQAEDPLYRQLAERRITRQLPEQFSEMELMLEFGVTRPVLRKVLLRCQQEGWLEHMAGQGWRTLPLIDSVEAYEESYALRAIIEPAGLLSATFHIDPQALAHCRKQQEHLAEDGYLTMTAMEMFDTSSGFHDTLAVCSGNRFLLQTVRHLARLRRLVEYRKERFRPQRKHQAEEHLQIIRYLEQGDRLSAADFMRTHLEKARRQAVNPALFMAL, encoded by the coding sequence ATGGCGACCCTCACCCCTTTGCAGGCGCGCATCGTGCGCGATGTCATCAGTTATGTCAGGCGCGAGCAACTCGCGGTGGGCCATCATCTGGTCGAGTCGTCGCTGGCGCAGGCGCTCAACACGTCGCGCACGCCGGTAAAACAGGCGATGCAGTACCTGATGGATAAGGGCATGGTGACCTACGACCGCAATCGCGGTTTTTTTCTGACGCAACACGCTTCGCAATTGGGCAATCTGGTCGCCGAAGTGCTGGAGCAGGCGGAAGACCCACTCTATCGCCAGTTGGCGGAACGCCGCATCACCCGCCAGTTGCCGGAACAATTTTCAGAAATGGAGCTGATGCTCGAATTCGGCGTTACCCGCCCGGTGCTGCGCAAAGTCTTGCTGCGCTGTCAGCAGGAAGGCTGGCTGGAACACATGGCCGGCCAGGGCTGGCGCACACTGCCGCTGATCGATTCGGTAGAGGCCTATGAGGAAAGCTACGCGCTGCGCGCCATTATCGAACCGGCCGGGTTGCTGTCGGCGACGTTTCACATTGACCCGCAGGCGCTGGCACATTGCCGGAAACAGCAGGAACACCTGGCCGAAGACGGTTACCTGACCATGACGGCAATGGAGATGTTTGATACCAGCTCCGGGTTCCATGACACGCTGGCCGTCTGCTCCGGCAATCGCTTTCTGCTGCAAACCGTCCGCCATCTGGCCCGACTGCGGCGGCTGGTGGAGTACCGCAAGGAGAGATTTCGCCCGCAGCGGAAACATCAGGCGGAAGAACATCTGCAAATCATTCGCTATCTGGAGCAGGGCGATCGGCTGAGCGCCGCCGATTTCATGCGCACGCATCTGGAAAAAGCGCGACGCCAGGCAGTCAACCCGGCACTATTTATGGCGCTTTAG
- a CDS encoding PrpF domain-containing protein → MTPSAHPLLITGHPFEWLTIPGLGRIACTFIRHQPPLILVSAEVLSQSGLLEEAVSLPVWETVRVFGAAALSRYIGENARHSQLVVIDRLSGGLPCELGFAILDRQGWQRHVAASTEQVIRQAVLQPDTIACDHLPTVMNAAFSLVHRYQPHG, encoded by the coding sequence GTGACGCCATCAGCACACCCCTTACTGATTACCGGTCATCCTTTTGAATGGCTGACGATTCCCGGCCTGGGCCGGATAGCCTGTACTTTCATCCGCCATCAGCCCCCGCTGATACTGGTGTCGGCGGAAGTCCTGTCGCAATCCGGGTTGCTGGAGGAGGCGGTAAGCCTGCCTGTATGGGAAACGGTCCGTGTTTTTGGCGCGGCGGCGCTGTCGCGGTACATCGGGGAAAATGCGCGGCACAGTCAACTGGTGGTGATTGACCGCCTGTCAGGCGGATTACCCTGTGAGCTGGGGTTTGCCATACTCGATCGGCAAGGATGGCAGCGCCACGTCGCCGCATCGACCGAACAGGTTATCAGGCAAGCGGTGCTGCAGCCCGACACGATCGCCTGCGATCATCTTCCCACGGTCATGAACGCGGCGTTTTCATTGGTTCACCGCTATCAGCCCCACGGTTGA
- a CDS encoding SDR family oxidoreductase has product MQQHNQQGTTQDARVAIVTGASRGIGRAIALKLAQQGWRVVVNYARQQQQADEVVSRIREEGGIALAVQAQVDEPEQVAALFQQTKAQFGRIDAVINSAGVMANTPIADGDLAQFDAMIATNLRGAFIVLGEAARQVENGGRIIALSTSVIARSLPGYGPYIASKAGVEGLVRVLANELRGREVTVNAVAPGPVATELFFNGKTDAQVAAITAMTPLERLGEPDDIANVVAFLVGPEGGWVNGQVVRSNGGFA; this is encoded by the coding sequence ATGCAGCAGCACAACCAACAAGGCACCACACAGGATGCCCGCGTGGCGATAGTCACCGGCGCGTCGCGGGGCATCGGCAGGGCGATTGCGCTGAAACTGGCGCAGCAGGGGTGGCGTGTGGTGGTGAACTATGCCCGGCAGCAGCAACAGGCGGACGAGGTGGTGAGCCGGATCCGCGAAGAGGGCGGGATCGCGCTGGCGGTTCAGGCGCAGGTGGACGAGCCTGAACAGGTAGCGGCGCTGTTTCAGCAGACGAAAGCGCAATTCGGGCGTATCGACGCCGTGATCAACAGCGCCGGGGTGATGGCGAATACGCCGATTGCCGATGGCGATTTGGCGCAATTCGACGCGATGATCGCGACCAATCTGCGCGGTGCGTTCATTGTGCTGGGCGAAGCGGCCCGGCAGGTGGAAAACGGCGGGCGGATCATCGCGCTATCCACCAGCGTGATCGCCCGATCGCTGCCCGGTTATGGTCCCTATATCGCCTCCAAAGCCGGGGTGGAGGGGCTGGTGCGGGTGCTGGCGAACGAACTGCGCGGCCGTGAGGTCACGGTGAACGCTGTGGCGCCGGGACCGGTGGCGACCGAGCTGTTTTTTAATGGTAAGACCGACGCGCAGGTGGCTGCCATTACGGCCATGACGCCGCTGGAAAGGCTGGGTGAGCCGGACGATATCGCCAACGTGGTGGCGTTTCTGGTCGGGCCGGAAGGGGGGTGGGTTAATGGTCAGGTGGTCCGCAGCAATGGCGGGTTTGCGTAG
- a CDS encoding VirK/YbjX family protein — MKKISALSLFFQLLKGNFFSEKIWRKTDIKAKFLLRSLLMPSITLRYLNNIIDIPAMQKAVKIRPMLPTKIHRPYLSATLHATERADAICTHYTFVDQLANPFLKQAFLSLDDYCLARFSGKNGESFSLICSTSRYDKEGEATLRIRFNDVVLASLTFSVLRDQNQLTIMIGGLQGKGSDQTRELTKDASKACFGLFPKRLLLECLLTLAGLTGINRILAVGDENHVYQSMRYCYRKNKVRFSSYSEFWLSINADRNAEKLYQLPLTITRKTLDELPSKKRAQYQRRYQLLDAINTQIRHNLGHSASSDTLHRIAS, encoded by the coding sequence ATGAAAAAAATATCTGCATTGTCGCTTTTCTTTCAACTGCTAAAGGGTAATTTTTTCTCTGAGAAGATCTGGCGAAAGACAGATATAAAAGCCAAATTTTTGTTGCGCTCATTATTAATGCCGTCAATTACCTTACGCTATCTGAATAATATTATTGATATTCCCGCAATGCAGAAAGCGGTGAAAATCCGGCCGATGCTGCCGACCAAAATTCACCGCCCTTATCTGTCCGCCACGCTACACGCTACCGAACGCGCTGACGCCATCTGTACCCATTACACCTTCGTGGATCAACTGGCCAACCCGTTTCTGAAACAGGCATTTCTCAGCCTGGATGACTATTGTCTGGCGCGTTTTTCCGGCAAGAACGGCGAAAGTTTCTCACTGATTTGCAGCACCTCGCGCTACGACAAAGAGGGCGAGGCCACGCTGCGCATCCGTTTCAACGATGTAGTGCTGGCGTCGCTGACCTTCTCGGTGCTGCGCGACCAGAATCAACTCACCATCATGATTGGCGGTTTGCAGGGAAAAGGCAGCGACCAGACCCGTGAGCTGACCAAAGACGCGTCGAAAGCCTGTTTCGGGCTGTTTCCCAAACGCCTGTTGCTGGAATGCCTGCTGACCCTCGCCGGTCTTACCGGGATCAATCGCATTCTGGCGGTGGGCGATGAAAACCATGTTTATCAGAGCATGCGCTACTGCTACCGTAAAAATAAGGTGCGTTTTTCCAGTTACAGCGAATTCTGGCTGTCAATCAACGCAGACAGAAACGCGGAGAAGTTGTACCAACTTCCACTGACCATTACACGCAAAACGCTGGATGAATTGCCGAGCAAAAAACGGGCCCAGTACCAGCGCCGTTATCAGTTGCTCGACGCCATCAACACCCAGATCAGGCACAATCTGGGGCACAGCGCCTCATCCGACACGCTGCATCGCATCGCCAGCTAG
- a CDS encoding DUF1471 domain-containing protein yields MNMIIKSIAACAIALASFSTLAAQEINREQADSYQKVGMITSNNTDSPMDAAHELSQAADELGGKYFVIISMDNDDLVRSSAIVYK; encoded by the coding sequence ATGAACATGATAATCAAAAGCATCGCGGCGTGTGCTATTGCACTGGCGTCTTTCAGCACGCTGGCCGCGCAGGAAATAAATCGTGAGCAAGCGGATAGTTATCAGAAAGTTGGGATGATTACGTCAAATAATACGGACTCGCCAATGGATGCGGCCCACGAATTATCACAAGCCGCAGATGAACTGGGCGGAAAATATTTTGTCATTATTTCTATGGATAACGACGATCTGGTGCGCTCCAGCGCGATTGTTTATAAATAA
- a CDS encoding hemin-degrading factor has protein sequence MHHHYTHYLQLKVEHPRKYARDVARMMGLSEAELTSLRVGHDARRLSGDTRALLAGLESVGETKSITRNEYAVHEQVGVYRNQRIGEHVGLVLNPRGLDLRLFPEQWGSAFALTEQTARGERHSIQFFDRHGDAVLKVYATDNTELTAWQALIARFTLADNPPLALQPAPVDTPVATLDAALLEQEWRAMTDVHQFFPLLKRHQITRPQAFRAVSDDLACQVDNQALGTLLRAAQQAGNEIMIFVGNRGCVQIFTGVIEKVTPMENWLNVFNRDFTLHLVEDAIAESWVTRKPTNDGIVTSLELFAADGTPIAQLFGQRSEGEPEQTRWREQVMTLVTPEVAA, from the coding sequence ATGCATCATCACTACACACACTATCTGCAACTGAAAGTTGAGCACCCGCGTAAGTACGCTCGGGATGTGGCCCGCATGATGGGGCTGAGCGAAGCGGAGCTGACATCGCTGCGCGTCGGGCACGACGCCCGCCGACTGTCCGGCGACACACGTGCGCTGCTGGCCGGGCTGGAATCCGTTGGCGAAACCAAATCCATCACCCGCAATGAATACGCGGTGCATGAGCAGGTCGGGGTTTACCGTAACCAGCGCATCGGCGAACACGTCGGTCTGGTGCTCAACCCGCGTGGGCTGGACCTGCGCCTGTTTCCCGAACAGTGGGGCAGTGCGTTTGCGCTGACCGAACAGACCGCACGCGGCGAGCGTCACAGCATTCAGTTTTTTGATCGCCACGGCGACGCGGTACTCAAGGTCTACGCCACCGACAACACGGAGCTGACCGCTTGGCAGGCGCTGATCGCGCGCTTCACGCTGGCGGATAACCCACCGCTGGCGCTGCAGCCTGCGCCGGTCGACACGCCGGTGGCAACGCTGGACGCCGCTCTGCTTGAACAGGAGTGGCGGGCGATGACCGATGTACATCAGTTCTTCCCGCTGCTTAAACGGCACCAGATCACTCGCCCGCAGGCATTTCGCGCGGTGAGCGACGATCTGGCCTGTCAGGTGGACAACCAGGCGCTGGGGACGTTGCTGCGAGCCGCCCAGCAGGCAGGCAACGAGATCATGATTTTTGTCGGCAACCGCGGTTGCGTACAGATTTTCACCGGCGTGATCGAAAAGGTGACGCCGATGGAGAACTGGCTGAACGTGTTCAATCGTGACTTCACGCTGCACCTGGTGGAAGACGCCATTGCTGAAAGCTGGGTCACCCGTAAACCGACCAACGACGGCATAGTCACCAGCCTGGAACTGTTCGCCGCCGACGGTACGCCGATCGCCCAGTTGTTCGGCCAGCGCTCGGAAGGGGAACCGGAGCAAACGCGCTGGCGCGAGCAGGTGATGACGCTGGTGACGCCGGAGGTAGCGGCATGA
- a CDS encoding heme/hemin ABC transporter substrate-binding protein has protein sequence MCLMLLWLPLSLLAADRVVTVDRIVTTDRIVTNDRIVTIGGDVTQIVFALQAGDRVVARDSTSLHPEAVTALPNVGYMRQLNAEGILSMQPTLVLASALAQPSTVLGQVASRGVRVVTVPEPQTVEGISTKIQAIAGALGVTPRGEALVQQVKQQLAAVPPQPSTARMLFILSHGGMSAMAAGQDTAADAAFRAAGLQNAMQGFNRYQPLSQEGVVASQPDWVVITTDGAKSLGGDAAVWQLPGLALTPAGKHKRLLVVDDMALLGFGLDTPAALLRLRQAVDAAK, from the coding sequence CTGTGTCTGATGTTGCTGTGGCTGCCGTTGTCGCTGCTGGCCGCCGATCGCGTGGTGACTGTTGATCGGATAGTGACTACTGATCGGATAGTGACCAATGATCGAATAGTCACCATTGGCGGCGATGTTACACAGATTGTATTTGCATTGCAGGCGGGCGATCGGGTGGTGGCGCGTGACAGCACCAGTTTGCATCCCGAGGCGGTAACCGCGTTGCCGAATGTTGGTTACATGCGTCAGCTTAACGCGGAGGGGATTCTGTCGATGCAGCCGACGCTGGTGCTGGCGAGCGCGCTGGCGCAGCCGTCCACGGTGCTGGGACAGGTGGCCAGCCGGGGCGTGCGCGTGGTGACGGTGCCGGAGCCGCAAACGGTCGAGGGCATTAGCACGAAGATTCAGGCGATCGCCGGCGCGTTGGGTGTGACGCCGCGCGGCGAGGCGCTGGTGCAACAGGTGAAACAGCAACTGGCGGCGGTGCCGCCCCAGCCGTCGACGGCTCGCATGTTATTCATCCTCAGTCATGGCGGCATGAGCGCGATGGCGGCCGGGCAGGATACTGCGGCGGACGCGGCGTTTCGCGCCGCCGGGTTACAGAACGCGATGCAAGGATTCAACCGTTATCAGCCGTTGTCGCAGGAAGGCGTGGTGGCAAGCCAGCCGGACTGGGTGGTGATCACCACCGATGGCGCTAAATCTTTGGGCGGCGACGCGGCAGTCTGGCAACTGCCGGGGCTGGCGCTGACGCCGGCAGGAAAGCACAAACGGTTGCTGGTGGTGGACGACATGGCGCTGCTGGGCTTCGGTCTGGATACGCCTGCGGCGCTGTTGCGCCTGCGTCAGGCGGTGGATGCGGCGAAGTGA
- a CDS encoding FecCD family ABC transporter permease has translation MLLSMAGALALLAVIAASSGAMPVSLTQLVSLPLDSMAWQVWLYIRLPRVVLALLVGMALALSGAGMQGLFRNPLADPVLLGVSSGAAVGVALAILFPLALPTLLALYLPLLAAFVGSLLIMLLLFSLSLSGERSLSRLLLVGIAINAIGSAATGLLAWISNDQQLRQLSLWGMGSMAQAQWVTVAAVASLVVPCVWWLQRLASPLNLLQLGDEEAHYLGVDVHRTRRRIVILCAVLVAAAVSVSGIIVFVGLITPHLMRLLLGADHRWLLPGTTLGGALLLLLADTLARTLVVPAEMPVGLLTSLVGGPWFLWLILRRQHG, from the coding sequence ATGCTGCTGTCGATGGCGGGCGCACTGGCGCTGCTGGCGGTAATCGCCGCCAGCAGCGGCGCGATGCCGGTGTCATTGACGCAGTTGGTCAGCCTCCCGCTCGACAGTATGGCGTGGCAGGTGTGGCTGTATATTCGGCTGCCGCGGGTGGTGCTGGCGTTGCTGGTGGGAATGGCGCTGGCGCTGTCCGGCGCCGGGATGCAGGGGCTGTTTCGCAATCCGCTGGCGGACCCGGTATTGCTGGGGGTCAGCAGCGGGGCGGCCGTCGGTGTGGCGCTGGCGATACTGTTTCCGCTGGCGTTGCCGACCCTGCTGGCGCTGTACCTGCCGCTGCTGGCCGCCTTTGTCGGCAGCCTGCTGATCATGCTGCTGCTGTTCTCCCTCAGCCTGTCGGGAGAACGTTCCCTGTCGCGCCTGCTGCTGGTCGGTATTGCCATCAACGCTATCGGCAGCGCCGCCACCGGCCTGCTGGCGTGGATCAGCAACGATCAGCAACTGCGTCAGCTGTCGCTGTGGGGCATGGGCAGTATGGCACAGGCGCAATGGGTGACGGTGGCGGCGGTGGCGTCGCTGGTGGTGCCGTGCGTATGGTGGCTGCAACGGCTGGCTTCGCCGCTCAATTTGCTGCAACTGGGCGATGAGGAAGCGCACTACCTTGGGGTGGATGTGCACCGCACCCGGCGTCGGATCGTCATTCTGTGCGCGGTGCTGGTGGCGGCAGCGGTGTCGGTCAGCGGGATCATCGTTTTTGTCGGCCTGATCACGCCGCACCTGATGCGGCTGCTACTGGGCGCGGATCACCGCTGGCTGTTGCCGGGTACGACGCTGGGCGGGGCGCTGTTGCTGTTGCTGGCGGATACGCTGGCCCGCACGCTGGTGGTGCCGGCGGAGATGCCGGTAGGGTTACTCACCAGCCTGGTGGGCGGACCCTGGTTTTTGTGGTTGATTCTGAGGCGGCAACATGGCTGA
- a CDS encoding heme ABC transporter ATP-binding protein, whose product MAEPRFAPLEAHQLNYRVAAGRTLIDDVSLTLAQGELVALIGPNGAGKSTLLRLLTGYLTPQRGECRLDGRALTRWSPGALSRLRAVMRQDNTLTAPFRVEEVVAMGRTPWRDTPEPDVVSAVLALTGCEHLRQRLYPQLSGGEQQRVRLAQALAQLWRDDGPQGWLFLDEPTSALDLFYQQRLLRLLKSLTDAGKLAVCCVLHDLNLASLWADRVVVMQGGRKVAEGTPTQVLTEAAIQRWYQAEVLVSPHGDTGMPQVALRR is encoded by the coding sequence ATGGCTGAACCGCGTTTTGCGCCACTGGAGGCGCACCAGTTGAATTACCGGGTGGCCGCCGGTCGGACCCTGATTGACGATGTGTCGCTGACGCTGGCTCAAGGCGAACTGGTGGCGTTGATTGGGCCTAACGGCGCGGGTAAATCTACCCTGCTGCGGTTGTTGACCGGTTACCTGACCCCGCAGCGGGGCGAATGCCGGCTTGATGGCCGGGCGTTGACACGCTGGTCGCCGGGCGCGCTGTCGCGCCTGCGGGCGGTGATGCGTCAGGATAATACGCTGACTGCGCCGTTCCGCGTGGAAGAGGTGGTGGCGATGGGGCGAACCCCCTGGCGTGATACGCCGGAGCCGGACGTGGTGTCCGCGGTACTGGCGCTGACCGGCTGTGAGCACCTGCGCCAGCGGTTGTACCCGCAATTGTCCGGCGGCGAGCAGCAACGTGTCCGGCTGGCGCAGGCGCTGGCCCAGCTCTGGCGGGACGACGGCCCGCAAGGCTGGCTGTTTCTGGACGAACCCACCTCGGCGCTGGATTTGTTCTATCAGCAACGGCTGTTGCGATTGCTGAAGTCGCTGACCGACGCAGGGAAACTGGCGGTGTGCTGCGTATTGCACGATCTCAATCTGGCGTCGTTATGGGCTGACCGGGTAGTGGTGATGCAGGGCGGCCGCAAGGTGGCGGAAGGGACGCCGACACAGGTGCTGACCGAAGCAGCGATTCAGCGCTGGTATCAGGCGGAGGTATTGGTCAGCCCGCACGGCGACACCGGTATGCCGCAGGTGGCGCTGCGCCGTTAA
- a CDS encoding TonB-dependent receptor domain-containing protein yields the protein MFLHNKEKHRIGLNRLMLTGILTGLACPTLAADTNTAASSTTTPLPTATTSPTTTTSSPTTTDRGTKKAAPADNTAAASSGDQMTVMSPRVTKPGTTITMTDSDIQKHGGNDFGSIMRYQPLVSATGVSGGSGAGKSGFDRGGYTGYNIRGLESNRVAIDVDGIPLPNATGRSYAGRPGLNTFGIGRDYIDPYMYGLVSIDAGATPIERANNAIGGAVSFRPKSPDQYLSAQKDHYVGYQSDYDSASRSWHNGVTVAGGDQTLRGIAVVSRRDGQETRTNSDRLSAYPLNWHSTAVMTSAIWQPNDQHRFTGTLDYYSKTSHTHYDGWNNVGTSIVGTSQQDSDSERWSGSLRHNWTSATNAGWVDAVDSRLYAQRSTAKDDTDMPLDDGSMQKVNSDYNVRTYGVETSLLKSVGMHQFTWGFNAQQSDTERPFHQSPAQTGANVVMQPEADSRSYSLGGFVQDKMEVELAGKTLAITPGVRVAHQSTKSRNLSSLSTGSSVITAADVQSLYGKTTRDTEVLPSLSLQYELTPRLSTYLQYRRGAQFPDASQLYGSWSLGSSYAGRAQYALIGNGNLETETSNNYEWGLKGDVTDGVTFRTAVFYNDYKNFIANTRYTRAANPEKFTNVPSNIYTAYQMENRDKAYIYGAEFSSRVQWGTWFDALGGFSTTLAVGYNEGKSKSRYLGDKYVDLDSVAPVKAVVGLAWDEANNRYGAAITSTFQKGKRATATNRQGYNNTGAALTDSTTEYMRVPGYGLVDLTAYWRVLPNVRLSGGVYNLTDRKYWDYLSSRQLTLSTAQDGYNRELAVMPGRTFQLGVNVDF from the coding sequence ATGTTCTTGCACAACAAAGAAAAGCATCGCATCGGGTTAAACCGGCTCATGTTGACCGGCATATTGACCGGTCTCGCCTGCCCGACGCTGGCGGCGGACACAAACACAGCGGCATCATCGACTACGACGCCATTACCGACCGCGACGACATCACCGACCACGACGACATCATCACCGACCACGACGGATAGAGGGACGAAAAAAGCCGCGCCGGCGGACAACACCGCCGCTGCGTCGTCCGGCGATCAGATGACGGTGATGTCGCCGCGCGTCACCAAACCGGGCACCACCATCACCATGACCGACAGCGATATACAAAAGCACGGAGGCAACGACTTCGGTTCTATCATGCGCTATCAGCCGCTGGTGAGCGCCACCGGCGTCAGCGGCGGTTCCGGCGCGGGTAAAAGCGGGTTCGATCGCGGCGGGTACACTGGCTACAACATCCGTGGTCTGGAGAGCAACCGGGTGGCGATCGACGTAGATGGCATCCCGCTGCCCAACGCCACCGGCCGCAGTTATGCCGGGCGTCCGGGGTTGAATACCTTCGGCATCGGCCGTGATTACATTGATCCATACATGTACGGACTGGTGAGCATCGACGCCGGCGCGACGCCGATCGAGCGCGCCAATAACGCCATCGGCGGCGCGGTGTCGTTCCGCCCCAAATCGCCCGATCAGTATTTATCGGCGCAGAAAGACCACTATGTCGGGTATCAGAGCGACTACGATTCCGCCAGCCGCAGCTGGCACAACGGCGTCACGGTCGCCGGCGGCGATCAGACCCTGCGCGGCATTGCGGTGGTCAGCCGCCGTGATGGTCAGGAGACCCGTACCAACAGCGACCGTCTGTCCGCCTATCCGCTCAACTGGCACTCGACGGCGGTGATGACCTCGGCTATCTGGCAGCCTAACGATCAGCACCGTTTCACCGGGACGCTCGACTACTACAGCAAGACGTCGCACACCCATTACGACGGCTGGAATAACGTCGGCACCAGCATCGTCGGCACCTCGCAGCAGGACAGCGACAGCGAGCGCTGGAGCGGCAGCCTGCGCCACAACTGGACCTCCGCCACCAATGCCGGCTGGGTGGATGCGGTGGATTCCCGCCTTTACGCCCAGCGTTCCACCGCGAAAGATGACACTGACATGCCGCTGGACGACGGCAGCATGCAGAAGGTCAACTCCGACTACAACGTCAGAACCTACGGCGTCGAAACCAGCCTGCTGAAATCCGTCGGCATGCACCAGTTCACCTGGGGCTTCAACGCCCAACAGTCCGATACCGAACGTCCGTTCCATCAGTCGCCGGCGCAGACGGGGGCTAATGTCGTCATGCAACCGGAAGCAGACAGCCGCAGTTACAGTCTGGGCGGCTTTGTGCAGGATAAGATGGAAGTCGAGCTGGCCGGCAAGACGCTGGCGATCACCCCTGGGGTACGGGTGGCGCATCAGAGCACCAAGTCGCGCAACCTGTCCAGCCTGAGCACGGGCAGCAGCGTGATCACCGCGGCTGATGTACAGTCGCTGTACGGCAAGACCACCCGCGACACCGAAGTGCTGCCGTCGCTCAGCCTGCAGTATGAGCTGACGCCGCGTCTGAGCACCTACCTGCAGTATCGCCGCGGCGCCCAGTTCCCGGACGCCAGTCAGCTGTACGGCTCCTGGAGTCTGGGTTCCAGCTATGCCGGCCGTGCGCAGTATGCGTTGATCGGTAACGGTAATCTGGAAACCGAAACCAGCAACAACTATGAGTGGGGGCTGAAAGGCGACGTGACCGACGGGGTGACTTTCCGCACCGCGGTGTTCTATAACGACTACAAGAACTTTATCGCCAACACCCGTTATACCCGGGCGGCCAACCCAGAGAAATTCACCAACGTACCGTCGAATATCTACACCGCTTATCAGATGGAGAACCGCGACAAGGCTTATATCTACGGCGCGGAATTCAGCAGCCGCGTGCAGTGGGGCACCTGGTTTGATGCGCTCGGCGGGTTCAGCACCACGCTGGCGGTCGGCTATAACGAAGGAAAATCTAAATCCCGCTATCTGGGCGACAAGTACGTCGACCTCGACAGCGTAGCGCCAGTGAAAGCGGTGGTCGGTCTGGCCTGGGACGAAGCGAATAACCGCTACGGCGCGGCCATCACTTCGACTTTCCAGAAAGGCAAGCGCGCCACCGCCACCAACCGCCAGGGGTATAACAATACCGGCGCGGCGCTGACCGACTCGACGACCGAATACATGCGTGTGCCGGGGTACGGACTGGTGGACTTGACCGCCTACTGGCGGGTGCTGCCGAATGTGCGGCTGAGCGGCGGCGTCTATAACCTGACCGACCGTAAATACTGGGACTACCTGAGCAGCCGTCAGTTGACGCTGAGTACCGCTCAGGATGGTTACAACCGCGAACTGGCGGTGATGCCGGGACGCACCTTCCAGTTGGGCGTCAATGTCGATTTCTGA